In the Bacteroidota bacterium genome, one interval contains:
- the ettA gene encoding energy-dependent translational throttle protein EttA: VQEVIDLLKEYEEVNQRFAEEMSDDEMNKLLDLQGQLTEKIDHVSGWELDTKLERAMDALRCPEGDALVKNLSGGERRRVALCRLLLREPDILLLDEPTNHLDAESVEWLEEHLRQYKGTVIAVTHDRYFLDKVAGWILELDRGEGIPWQGNYSSWLEQKAKRLEMEEKSESRRMKTLQRELDWVRMAPKARHAKAKARLSAYEKLLNEDVKQKEERLEIFIPNGPRLGSKVIESQGVSKAFGDKLLFENLEFSLPPAGIVGVIGPNGAGKTTLFRLIMNLEKPDTGTFNIGDTVKIGYIDQAHASIDPEKTIYQVISNDSDIIQMGGKTINARSYVARFNFTGADQEKKCAVLSGGERNRLHLALTLKEEANVLLLDEPTNDIDINTLRALEEGLEDFAGCAVIITHDRWFLDRVATHILAFEGNSQVYFFEGSYSEYEENRRKRLGDETPRRIRYKKLME, from the coding sequence GTGTACAGGAAGTTATTGATTTGCTGAAGGAATATGAAGAAGTAAATCAGCGGTTTGCCGAAGAGATGTCCGATGATGAGATGAACAAGCTCCTGGACCTTCAGGGACAGCTTACCGAAAAAATCGACCATGTCAGCGGCTGGGAGCTTGACACCAAGCTGGAAAGGGCGATGGATGCCCTTCGTTGCCCCGAAGGCGATGCCCTGGTGAAGAACCTTTCGGGCGGAGAGCGCCGCAGGGTAGCACTCTGCCGCCTGCTGCTCCGCGAACCGGATATTTTGCTCCTGGATGAGCCCACCAACCATCTTGATGCCGAGTCGGTCGAATGGCTGGAGGAACACCTCAGGCAATATAAGGGAACTGTGATTGCCGTTACACACGACCGTTATTTCCTGGATAAAGTAGCCGGATGGATCCTGGAACTCGACCGTGGCGAAGGAATCCCCTGGCAGGGCAATTATTCCTCCTGGCTTGAACAGAAAGCCAAACGCCTCGAGATGGAGGAGAAAAGCGAAAGCCGCCGCATGAAAACCCTTCAGAGGGAACTGGACTGGGTACGTATGGCTCCTAAAGCCCGCCACGCCAAAGCAAAAGCTCGTTTGTCGGCTTATGAAAAATTGCTCAATGAAGATGTAAAGCAGAAAGAAGAACGGCTGGAAATATTCATCCCCAACGGACCCAGGTTAGGTTCTAAAGTTATTGAATCGCAAGGGGTTTCAAAAGCTTTTGGGGACAAGTTGCTTTTTGAGAACCTGGAGTTTTCGTTGCCGCCTGCCGGCATTGTAGGTGTGATTGGCCCCAACGGTGCAGGCAAAACAACCCTCTTTCGCCTGATCATGAACCTGGAGAAACCCGATACCGGCACTTTCAATATCGGCGACACTGTGAAAATCGGATACATCGATCAGGCTCATGCCAGCATCGATCCCGAGAAAACCATTTACCAGGTTATCTCAAACGACAGCGACATCATCCAGATGGGCGGCAAAACAATTAATGCCCGCTCGTATGTGGCCCGGTTCAACTTCACCGGCGCCGATCAGGAAAAGAAATGCGCGGTGCTGTCGGGAGGCGAACGGAACCGGCTTCACCTGGCATTGACGCTTAAAGAAGAGGCCAATGTCCTTTTACTCGACGAACCCACCAATGACATAGACATCAACACCTTGCGGGCACTGGAAGAAGGCCTGGAAGATTTTGCAGGTTGTGCGGTCATCATCACCCACGACCGCTGGTTTCTCGACCGCGTAGCCACCCATATCCTTGCTTTTGAAGGGAATTCGCAGGTTTATTTCTTTGAAGGCTCTTATTCTGAATACGAGGAAAACCGCCGCAAACGGCTGGGCGATGAAACTCCGAGAAGAATCAGATACAAAAAGCTGATGGAATAA